A genomic segment from Frateuria edaphi encodes:
- a CDS encoding DUF4156 domain-containing protein: protein MRKTPLLLVPVLLLGACTWGITLNDAGKQVRTAWSGDVSQCRDLGKVTVSVMERVGPVDRNDIKVRDELEVMARNEAAKMNADTVKPLGEPVDGEQAWGAYQCGSARPASATRPATQPAPAASGGVQTYPIQGS from the coding sequence ATGCGCAAGACCCCGCTGCTGCTCGTCCCCGTCCTGCTCCTCGGCGCCTGCACCTGGGGCATCACCCTCAACGACGCGGGCAAGCAGGTGCGTACGGCCTGGAGCGGCGACGTCTCGCAGTGCCGCGACCTGGGCAAGGTCACCGTGTCGGTGATGGAACGCGTCGGCCCGGTCGACCGCAACGACATCAAGGTGCGCGACGAACTGGAAGTGATGGCGCGCAACGAGGCGGCCAAGATGAACGCCGATACGGTCAAGCCGCTGGGCGAGCCGGTCGATGGCGAGCAGGCCTGGGGCGCCTACCAGTGCGGCAGCGCCCGCCCGGCCTCGGCCACGCGTCCGGCTACCCAGCCGGCACCCGCCGCGAGCGGTGGCGTGCAGACCTACCCGATCCAGGGCAGCTGA
- a CDS encoding M16 family metallopeptidase, giving the protein MAKRFPPKTVLALIAASLLAGPALLPAQATDAPAAQAQKIPELKYERFTLPNGLTVVVHEDHKAPVVAVSVWYHVGSSYEPKGKTGFAHLFEHLMFQGSENHKDEYFKPFELAGATDQNGTTWLDRTNYFETVPTTALDMALWMESDRMGHLLGAIGQKELDEQRGVVQNEKRQGENEPYGRVSELIQAEAFPANHPYHHDTIGSMADLNAASLGDVKQWFKDYYGAANTVVVLAGDITPAQAKEKMLKYFGDIGAGPAVPRPQVWVTPRQKSTRGSMTDNVAQTRIYREWNVPSRTDVELNQLQLAAAVLGGGKTSRLYQRLVYKDKLADDVSVDIEQHVLASLFELQVDVKKGADPARVEAAVADEWAKFLKDGPTADELERVKTGIRAAFVRGLERVNTQASILAEGQLYQGDPGAYLKDFDTLMAATPASVKTSANRWIAKGDYTVTVTPGKVEDTDFATYAGRPAQPGKPMDELSAKGEYTIVKSPVDRTKGVPEVTQFPSLTFPTLQHGKLANGIEVTLAERHEVPATQVQLMFDSGYAADQGRKLGTSSFTMAMLDEGTKDLDSVEIAKREQRLGAQIGSGCGLDACNVSLNALNDKLEPSLALFADIVRNPAFRTDDVSRLRGQWLARIAQEKSQPIGIALRTLPPLLYGEGHAYAIPFTGSGTVPSITALDAHDMRRFMGDFIRPDNVRILVAGDTTLDRIIPQLNKVFGDWKPGAGKVPAKNLAKVASPDASRVYLIDRPGAQQSLILAGGLAPSTRVDNNLAIETMNGAFGGTFTSRLNMNLREDKHWAYGAYSFMPDALGQRPFLMYAPVQTDKTAPSAQQILAEARGVAGKHPLSAEEIAKIKEGDVRSLPGEYQTTSAVMGALEDIALYDRPDNWIQTEKARIQALKDPQVQAAANEVVRPDHLTWVIVGDLKKIEAPVRALNLGKVQVLDADGKPVK; this is encoded by the coding sequence GTGGCAAAGCGTTTCCCACCCAAGACCGTGCTGGCGCTGATCGCCGCCAGCCTGCTGGCTGGACCGGCCCTGCTGCCGGCGCAGGCCACCGATGCACCGGCCGCGCAGGCACAGAAGATCCCCGAGCTGAAGTACGAGCGCTTTACCCTGCCCAATGGGCTGACGGTGGTGGTGCACGAGGATCACAAGGCGCCGGTCGTGGCGGTGAGCGTGTGGTACCACGTGGGCTCCTCGTATGAGCCGAAGGGCAAGACCGGCTTCGCGCACCTGTTCGAGCACCTGATGTTCCAGGGCTCGGAGAACCACAAGGACGAGTACTTCAAGCCGTTCGAGCTGGCCGGCGCCACCGACCAGAACGGCACCACCTGGCTGGACCGCACCAACTACTTCGAAACCGTGCCCACCACCGCGCTGGACATGGCGCTGTGGATGGAATCCGATCGCATGGGCCATCTGCTCGGCGCGATCGGCCAGAAGGAACTGGACGAGCAGCGCGGCGTGGTGCAGAACGAGAAGCGCCAGGGCGAGAACGAGCCTTACGGCCGCGTCAGCGAGCTGATCCAGGCCGAGGCCTTCCCGGCCAACCACCCCTACCACCACGACACCATCGGCTCGATGGCAGACTTGAACGCCGCCTCGCTCGGCGACGTCAAGCAGTGGTTCAAGGACTACTACGGCGCCGCCAACACGGTGGTGGTGCTGGCCGGCGACATCACGCCGGCGCAGGCGAAGGAGAAGATGCTCAAGTACTTCGGCGACATCGGCGCCGGCCCGGCCGTGCCGCGACCGCAGGTCTGGGTGACACCGCGCCAGAAGTCCACCCGCGGCTCGATGACCGACAACGTCGCGCAGACGCGCATTTACCGCGAGTGGAACGTGCCCTCGCGCACCGACGTCGAACTCAACCAGCTGCAACTGGCCGCCGCGGTGCTCGGCGGCGGCAAGACCTCGCGTCTGTACCAGCGCCTGGTCTACAAGGACAAACTCGCCGACGATGTCTCGGTCGACATCGAGCAGCACGTGCTGGCCAGCCTGTTTGAACTGCAGGTGGACGTGAAGAAGGGCGCCGACCCGGCCAGGGTCGAGGCCGCGGTGGCCGACGAGTGGGCGAAGTTCCTCAAGGACGGCCCCACCGCCGACGAGCTGGAGCGGGTCAAGACCGGCATCCGTGCCGCGTTCGTGCGCGGCCTGGAACGCGTCAATACGCAGGCTTCGATCCTGGCCGAGGGCCAGCTCTACCAGGGTGACCCCGGCGCCTACCTGAAGGATTTCGACACGTTGATGGCCGCCACCCCGGCCAGCGTGAAGACCTCGGCCAACCGATGGATCGCCAAGGGCGACTACACCGTCACCGTGACGCCCGGCAAGGTCGAGGACACCGACTTCGCCACCTACGCCGGTCGCCCCGCGCAGCCGGGCAAGCCGATGGACGAGCTTTCGGCCAAAGGCGAATACACCATCGTCAAGAGCCCGGTGGACCGTACCAAGGGCGTGCCCGAGGTGACCCAATTCCCCAGCCTCACCTTCCCGACCCTGCAGCACGGCAAGCTCGCCAACGGCATCGAGGTCACCCTGGCCGAGCGCCACGAAGTTCCGGCGACGCAGGTGCAGCTGATGTTCGACTCCGGCTACGCCGCCGACCAGGGCCGCAAGCTCGGCACGTCAAGTTTCACCATGGCGATGCTCGATGAAGGCACCAAGGACCTCGATTCGGTCGAGATCGCCAAGCGCGAGCAGCGCCTGGGCGCGCAGATCGGCAGCGGTTGCGGGCTGGACGCGTGCAACGTCTCGCTCAACGCGCTGAACGACAAGCTGGAACCGTCGCTCGCGCTGTTCGCCGACATCGTGCGCAACCCGGCGTTCCGCACGGACGATGTCTCGCGCCTGCGCGGCCAGTGGCTGGCGCGCATCGCGCAGGAGAAGAGCCAGCCGATCGGCATCGCGCTGCGCACGTTGCCGCCGCTGCTTTACGGCGAAGGCCACGCCTACGCGATTCCGTTCACCGGTTCGGGCACGGTGCCCTCGATCACGGCGCTCGATGCCCATGACATGCGCCGCTTCATGGGCGACTTCATCCGGCCGGACAACGTCCGGATCCTGGTTGCCGGCGACACCACGCTGGACAGGATCATCCCGCAGTTGAACAAGGTGTTCGGCGACTGGAAGCCGGGCGCGGGCAAGGTGCCGGCGAAGAACCTCGCCAAGGTGGCGTCCCCCGACGCTTCGCGTGTCTACCTGATCGATCGCCCCGGCGCGCAGCAAAGCCTGATCCTGGCCGGCGGCCTGGCGCCTTCGACCCGGGTCGACAACAACCTGGCGATCGAGACCATGAACGGCGCCTTCGGCGGCACCTTCACCTCGCGCCTGAACATGAACCTGCGCGAGGACAAGCACTGGGCCTACGGCGCCTACAGCTTCATGCCCGATGCGCTGGGCCAGCGCCCGTTCCTGATGTACGCGCCGGTGCAGACCGACAAGACCGCACCGTCGGCGCAGCAGATCCTTGCCGAGGCGCGCGGGGTGGCCGGCAAGCATCCGCTGAGCGCCGAGGAAATCGCCAAGATCAAGGAAGGCGACGTGCGCAGCCTGCCCGGCGAGTACCAGACCACGTCCGCGGTGATGGGCGCGCTGGAAGACATTGCCCTGTACGACCGTCCCGACAACTGGATCCAGACCGAGAAGGCGCGCATCCAGGCGTTGAAGGACCCGCAGGTTCAGGCGGCGGCCAACGAAGTCGTCCGTCCCGATCACCTGACCTGGGTGATCGTGGGCGACCTCAAGAAGATCGAGGCGCCCGTGCGCGCACTGAACCTGGGCAAGGTGCAGGTGCTCGATGCGGATGGCAAACCGGTGAAGTGA
- a CDS encoding tRNA (cytidine(34)-2'-O)-methyltransferase, protein MLHVILFRPEIPPNTGNAIRLCANTGASLHLIRPLGFELDDARLRRAGLDYHEYARVTVHEDLPACLAALGEPRVFAYSTRGRLAHVDARYSEGDALLFGCETAGLPDEVLDAIPPDQRLRLPMRPDSRSLNLSNSVAVAVYEAWRQLGFAGSV, encoded by the coding sequence ATGCTGCATGTCATCCTCTTCCGCCCCGAAATCCCGCCGAACACCGGCAACGCCATCCGCCTTTGCGCCAACACTGGCGCGTCGTTGCACCTGATCCGCCCGCTCGGCTTCGAACTGGACGACGCCCGTCTGCGCCGCGCGGGGCTGGACTACCACGAGTACGCGCGCGTCACGGTGCACGAGGACCTGCCCGCCTGCCTGGCCGCGCTCGGCGAGCCGCGCGTGTTCGCCTATTCCACCCGGGGCCGCCTGGCCCACGTGGATGCCCGCTATAGCGAAGGCGACGCCCTGCTGTTCGGCTGCGAAACCGCCGGCCTTCCCGATGAGGTGCTGGACGCCATTCCGCCGGATCAGCGCCTGCGCCTGCCAATGCGCCCGGACAGCCGCAGCCTCAACCTGTCCAACAGCGTGGCGGTGGCGGTCTACGAGGCCTGGCGCCAGCTGGGCTTCGCCGGATCGGTGTAG
- a CDS encoding ubiquinone biosynthesis accessory factor UbiJ, with protein MNVPIPNAWLPQPLRKLAGSALEAALNHTLSLDPDTKQKLAALAGRSIQLHLRGPELALSVTVEGDRLKVGPPQDVSQLRVAASPGSLLAMALRRGDEGVSPRKVEIAGDADLARRLEKLASAFQPDFEEAFARSFGDVLGVPLAQAIAKGLRHARESTQHFTEDGADWLRDEARLTPAMGEVDDFLDGVDALRERAERLEARLARLRQRTSGPRA; from the coding sequence ATGAACGTCCCCATCCCGAATGCCTGGCTCCCGCAGCCGCTGCGCAAGCTCGCCGGCAGCGCGCTGGAAGCCGCGCTCAACCACACGCTCTCGCTCGATCCCGATACGAAGCAGAAGCTCGCGGCGCTGGCTGGCCGCAGCATCCAGCTGCACCTGCGCGGACCGGAGCTGGCCCTCAGCGTGACGGTGGAGGGCGATCGCCTGAAGGTTGGTCCACCGCAGGACGTGAGCCAATTGCGCGTCGCGGCCAGCCCCGGCAGCCTCCTGGCCATGGCGCTGCGCCGGGGCGACGAGGGCGTTTCACCGCGCAAGGTGGAGATCGCCGGCGACGCCGATCTTGCGCGCCGGCTGGAGAAGCTCGCCAGCGCCTTCCAGCCGGATTTCGAGGAGGCCTTCGCGCGCAGCTTTGGCGACGTGCTCGGTGTGCCGCTCGCCCAGGCGATCGCCAAGGGCCTGCGGCATGCGCGCGAGAGCACGCAGCATTTCACCGAGGACGGCGCCGACTGGCTGCGCGACGAAGCAAGGCTGACCCCGGCGATGGGCGAGGTGGACGATTTTCTCGACGGCGTGGACGCGCTGCGCGAGCGCGCCGAACGCCTGGAAGCCCGCCTGGCGCGCCTGCGCCAGCGCACGTCGGGGCCGCGCGCATGA
- the ubiB gene encoding ubiquinone biosynthesis regulatory protein kinase UbiB produces the protein MTPLKVLPGALRVASVLLAWRLDELVDAAHLYRPLKLLRPILARTRPGARELPRGARLRMALTELGPIFVKAGQVLSTRRDLIPTDIADELAELQDRVPPFPGAEARAIVEHELKAKIGRLYAHFDEVPLASASIAQVHAATLHDGAAVVVKVLRPGIQAKIARDVALMRSLGELAQRWHPNADKIRPLDVVAEVEKMLANELDLQREGASASLLKRNFESGVDLYVPAVHWDFTAERVLTLERVHGVSVDDVAAIDAAGIDRKALAAKGVRVFYEQVFRDNFFHADAHPGNIWVDLERREEPRFVALDFGIMGSLPEADQYWLAQNFIALFERDYARIAQLHVAAGWMPATVRLDELEAAVRTVCEPYFTRPLSQISLAEVVVKLFQTARRFELTLQPQLILLQKTLLNIEGVGRMLDPDIDIWAVAHPVLKRILRERYSARRTLRAVRQRLPEWLHAAPQLPELVRDALRQTASGEQRQLTDPAELALHAELALRRRRALLGGLFGTALLGCATLLWIAGGPDGSDWVALGCLAAALLAFLTSARR, from the coding sequence ATGACGCCGCTCAAGGTATTGCCGGGTGCGCTGCGGGTCGCCTCGGTGCTGCTCGCATGGCGGCTGGACGAGCTGGTCGATGCGGCGCACCTGTACCGCCCGCTCAAGCTGCTGCGCCCGATCCTGGCCCGCACGCGCCCCGGCGCGCGCGAACTGCCGCGCGGCGCGCGATTGCGCATGGCGCTGACCGAGCTGGGGCCGATCTTCGTCAAGGCAGGCCAAGTGCTGTCGACCCGGCGCGACCTCATTCCCACCGACATCGCCGACGAGCTGGCCGAGCTGCAGGACCGGGTGCCGCCGTTCCCCGGCGCCGAGGCGCGCGCCATCGTCGAGCACGAGTTGAAGGCCAAGATTGGACGCCTATACGCCCATTTCGACGAAGTCCCCCTCGCTTCCGCGTCGATCGCCCAGGTGCACGCTGCCACGCTGCACGACGGCGCCGCGGTGGTGGTCAAGGTACTGCGGCCGGGCATCCAGGCGAAGATTGCCCGCGACGTGGCGCTGATGCGCTCGCTGGGTGAACTTGCTCAGCGCTGGCACCCCAATGCCGACAAGATCCGCCCGCTCGACGTCGTCGCCGAGGTGGAAAAGATGCTGGCCAACGAGCTGGACTTGCAGCGCGAAGGCGCCAGCGCCAGCCTGCTCAAGCGCAACTTCGAAAGCGGCGTGGATCTCTACGTGCCCGCCGTCCACTGGGACTTCACCGCCGAACGCGTGCTCACGCTCGAGCGCGTGCATGGCGTCAGCGTGGACGACGTGGCGGCCATCGATGCTGCCGGCATCGATCGCAAGGCGCTGGCCGCCAAGGGCGTCCGCGTGTTCTACGAGCAGGTGTTCCGCGACAACTTCTTCCACGCCGACGCGCACCCGGGGAACATCTGGGTCGACCTGGAGCGGCGCGAGGAGCCACGCTTCGTGGCACTGGATTTCGGCATCATGGGGTCGCTCCCCGAGGCCGACCAGTACTGGCTGGCGCAGAACTTCATCGCCCTGTTCGAGCGTGATTACGCGCGCATCGCCCAACTCCACGTGGCCGCCGGGTGGATGCCCGCGACGGTACGGCTGGACGAACTCGAAGCGGCCGTGCGCACGGTGTGCGAGCCCTACTTCACGCGCCCGCTGTCGCAGATCTCGCTGGCCGAGGTGGTGGTCAAGCTGTTCCAGACCGCGCGTCGCTTCGAGCTGACGCTGCAGCCGCAGCTGATCCTGTTGCAGAAGACCCTGCTCAACATCGAGGGTGTCGGGCGCATGCTCGATCCCGACATCGACATCTGGGCGGTGGCCCATCCGGTGTTGAAGCGCATCCTGCGCGAGCGCTACAGCGCGCGGCGCACGTTGCGCGCGGTGCGCCAGCGGCTGCCCGAATGGCTGCATGCCGCACCGCAACTGCCTGAGCTCGTGCGCGATGCCCTTCGCCAGACGGCCAGCGGCGAGCAGCGGCAGCTGACCGATCCGGCGGAGCTTGCGCTGCACGCGGAGCTCGCGCTGCGCCGGCGGCGCGCGCTGCTCGGCGGACTGTTCGGCACGGCGTTGCTCGGCTGCGCCACCCTGCTTTGGATCGCCGGTGGGCCGGATGGCTCCGATTGGGTCGCGCTCGGCTGCCTGGCCGCCGCCCTGCTCGCCTTCCTGACCAGCGCCCGCCGCTGA
- a CDS encoding pseudouridine synthase: protein MLEILYQDDSLLAVNKPAGLPVHRSKLIGPADAFLIDLLREQVGGELFLAHRLDRATSGVLLVARSAAVAAALGEQFMGREVHKQYLAVVRGWPEPTEGLVDYPLPGSRETGPRREARTRYQRLATVEVPIALGRYPQQRYALVLAEPETGRFRQIRKHMAHLRHPVIGDCQHGRSDHNRLYKQHFGCHRMLLHAWRLRFAHPAIGAPMALEAPLDDMFRAMLARFGWGLAG from the coding sequence ATGCTCGAGATTCTTTACCAGGACGACTCCCTGCTCGCGGTCAACAAGCCCGCGGGCTTGCCCGTGCACCGTTCGAAGCTGATCGGGCCCGCCGACGCCTTCCTGATCGACCTGCTGCGTGAACAGGTGGGCGGCGAGCTGTTCCTCGCCCATCGACTGGACCGCGCGACCAGTGGCGTGCTGCTGGTCGCCCGCTCGGCCGCCGTGGCCGCGGCGCTGGGCGAACAGTTCATGGGGCGCGAGGTGCACAAGCAGTACCTGGCGGTGGTGCGCGGCTGGCCCGAACCGACCGAAGGCCTGGTCGACTATCCGCTGCCAGGCTCGCGCGAGACCGGTCCGCGCCGCGAGGCGCGCACCCGCTACCAGCGCCTGGCCACGGTCGAGGTGCCGATCGCGCTGGGCCGCTATCCGCAGCAACGCTACGCACTGGTGCTCGCGGAACCCGAGACCGGCCGCTTCCGCCAGATCCGCAAGCACATGGCACACCTGCGCCATCCGGTGATCGGCGATTGCCAGCACGGGCGCAGCGATCACAACCGCCTCTACAAGCAGCACTTCGGCTGCCATCGCATGCTCCTGCACGCCTGGCGGCTGCGGTTCGCGCATCCGGCCATCGGCGCGCCGATGGCGCTGGAAGCCCCGTTGGACGACATGTTCCGGGCGATGCTGGCGCGCTTCGGCTGGGGGCTGGCGGGCTGA
- the arfB gene encoding alternative ribosome rescue aminoacyl-tRNA hydrolase ArfB codes for MLQISRTLTLPDAELTERFLRADGPGGQHVNRTESAVELRFDVASSPSLPEPVRARLLSRRDRRMTEEGVLVIQARRFREQARNRDDARERLADIVRSALVAPKKRVATRPTRASKERRLAGKQQRGKLKQNRTRDWSGE; via the coding sequence ATGCTGCAGATCAGCCGCACCCTCACCCTCCCTGATGCCGAACTGACCGAGCGCTTTCTGCGCGCGGACGGCCCCGGCGGGCAACACGTCAACCGCACCGAGAGCGCGGTGGAGTTGCGTTTCGATGTCGCTTCCTCGCCCTCGCTGCCGGAGCCGGTGCGTGCACGCCTGCTCTCGCGTCGCGACCGGCGCATGACCGAGGAGGGCGTGCTGGTAATCCAGGCTCGCCGCTTCCGCGAGCAGGCCCGCAACCGCGACGATGCGCGCGAACGCCTCGCCGACATCGTGCGCAGTGCGCTGGTGGCGCCAAAAAAGCGCGTCGCGACCCGTCCCACGCGCGCTTCGAAGGAGCGCCGGCTGGCCGGCAAGCAGCAGCGGGGCAAGCTCAAGCAGAACCGCACCCGCGACTGGAGCGGCGAATGA
- a CDS encoding 1-acyl-sn-glycerol-3-phosphate acyltransferase yields the protein MTDSILPPVPPQAPRIDSRFWPWLMRGLLRLSGWRLLGELPDVPKLIIIGAPHSSYWDGVWGLMMKIALGADIKVMIKREVLDSPLGLILRPLGMIGINRKAALNVVGQMVRRFADHPRMWLGITPEGTRKHVMHWKSGFLRIAREAEVPILPVFLDYPTKTFTLGTPQYATDDPDADMARIRALFRGYRGKHRNTEKPEPDPDV from the coding sequence ATGACCGATTCCATCCTGCCGCCGGTGCCGCCGCAGGCCCCGCGGATCGACAGTCGCTTCTGGCCCTGGCTGATGCGGGGTCTGTTGCGCCTGTCCGGCTGGCGCCTGCTCGGCGAGCTGCCGGACGTGCCGAAGCTGATCATCATCGGCGCGCCACACTCGTCCTACTGGGATGGCGTGTGGGGCCTGATGATGAAGATCGCCCTGGGCGCGGACATCAAGGTCATGATCAAGCGTGAGGTGCTCGACAGTCCGCTCGGGCTGATCCTGCGCCCGCTGGGCATGATCGGCATCAATCGCAAGGCCGCGCTCAACGTGGTCGGGCAGATGGTGCGCCGCTTCGCCGATCATCCGCGCATGTGGCTCGGCATCACGCCCGAAGGCACGCGCAAGCACGTCATGCACTGGAAGAGCGGCTTCCTGCGCATCGCGCGCGAGGCCGAGGTGCCGATCCTGCCGGTGTTCCTGGACTATCCCACCAAGACTTTCACGCTGGGCACGCCGCAGTACGCCACCGACGATCCGGATGCCGACATGGCGCGCATCCGTGCGCTGTTCCGCGGCTACCGCGGCAAGCACCGGAATACCGAAAAACCCGAACCGGACCCGGACGTGTAA
- a CDS encoding LysE family translocator translates to MAALGIAHFGAFLLACLALNLTPGLDTFYILARSGREGRAVGFAAALGINAGCVVHTAAAVLGVSAILMTSALAFSLLKYLGAAYLVWIGLRMLLARSTTRPPAATRGQGMGAAFRQGLLTNVLNPKVALFYLAFLPQFVSPQGGHPQLALLVLGVSFIGTGLSWSLVLALLGGRIHRLLLARPRLGGWMDRFCGTVLLGFGLRLALQRQA, encoded by the coding sequence ATGGCCGCCCTGGGCATCGCGCATTTCGGCGCATTCCTGCTCGCCTGCCTGGCGCTCAACCTCACGCCGGGGCTGGACACCTTCTACATTCTCGCCCGCAGCGGGCGCGAGGGACGCGCGGTGGGTTTTGCCGCGGCGCTGGGGATCAACGCCGGTTGCGTGGTGCACACGGCGGCGGCGGTGCTGGGCGTGTCGGCAATCCTGATGACTTCCGCGCTGGCTTTCAGCCTGCTGAAGTACCTAGGCGCCGCCTACCTGGTATGGATTGGCCTGCGCATGCTGCTCGCGCGCTCCACCACGCGCCCGCCCGCCGCGACCCGTGGCCAGGGCATGGGCGCGGCCTTCCGCCAAGGCCTGCTGACCAACGTGCTCAACCCCAAGGTCGCGTTGTTCTACCTGGCGTTCCTGCCGCAGTTCGTCTCGCCGCAGGGCGGCCATCCGCAGCTGGCGCTGCTGGTGCTGGGCGTGAGCTTCATTGGCACAGGCCTGAGCTGGTCGCTGGTGCTGGCGCTGCTTGGCGGGCGAATCCACCGGCTGTTGCTGGCCCGCCCGCGCCTGGGCGGCTGGATGGACCGCTTCTGCGGCACGGTACTGCTGGGCTTCGGCCTGCGGCTGGCGTTGCAGCGGCAGGCCTGA
- a CDS encoding LysR family transcriptional regulator, which produces MEAAERYYYKGNRHKQLRAFVSIVKLGTLTRAAESLFLSQPTVTLQLQALERELGVPLLERRRRRINLTDAGEALYELARPLIEGWENLDRDFQARVKGLTAGRLTIAAGASTIQYLLPELVRRYREAFPAVHLQLANVTGRDGLALLRADEADFAVGSMLDVPNDIAWAPLRHFDPMLITPLDHPLAHKAEIALEDLSPYGLILPPQRLSTYRLVDLVFQQRQVPYQVAIEVGGWEVIKEYVAAGLGISIVTGICITEADRTRLAVRNMKRFFPQRSYGVVMRKGKFLSPEARAFVDMVKPGLLTHREHDESGHSGR; this is translated from the coding sequence GTGGAGGCTGCCGAGCGCTACTACTACAAGGGCAATCGCCACAAGCAGCTGCGCGCCTTCGTCAGCATCGTCAAGCTGGGGACGCTCACCCGTGCGGCCGAGTCGCTGTTCCTCTCCCAGCCGACCGTCACCCTGCAATTGCAGGCCCTGGAGCGTGAACTAGGCGTGCCGCTGCTGGAACGGCGGCGACGACGCATCAACCTCACCGATGCGGGCGAGGCGTTGTACGAACTGGCTCGCCCGCTGATCGAGGGCTGGGAGAACCTGGATCGCGATTTCCAGGCGCGCGTGAAGGGCCTCACGGCGGGTCGCCTGACCATCGCCGCCGGGGCCTCGACCATCCAGTACCTGCTGCCCGAACTGGTGCGCCGCTACCGCGAGGCGTTCCCGGCTGTGCATCTGCAACTGGCCAATGTCACCGGACGCGACGGGCTCGCGCTGCTGCGCGCGGACGAGGCCGACTTCGCGGTCGGCTCGATGCTGGACGTGCCCAACGACATCGCCTGGGCGCCGCTGCGCCATTTCGACCCCATGCTGATCACGCCGCTGGACCACCCGCTGGCACACAAAGCGGAGATCGCACTGGAGGATCTCTCGCCCTACGGGTTGATCCTGCCGCCGCAACGGCTGTCCACCTATCGGCTGGTCGATCTGGTGTTCCAGCAGCGCCAGGTGCCTTACCAGGTGGCGATCGAGGTCGGCGGCTGGGAGGTGATCAAAGAGTACGTCGCCGCAGGCCTGGGGATTTCGATCGTCACCGGCATTTGCATCACCGAGGCCGACCGCACGCGCCTTGCCGTGCGCAACATGAAGCGGTTCTTTCCCCAGCGCAGCTACGGCGTGGTGATGCGCAAGGGCAAGTTCCTGAGCCCGGAGGCGCGCGCGTTCGTCGACATGGTCAAGCCGGGCCTGCTGACCCATCGCGAGCACGACGAGTCGGGCCACTCGGGTCGCTAG